The following coding sequences lie in one Arabidopsis thaliana chromosome 3, partial sequence genomic window:
- a CDS encoding PIF / Ping-Pong family of plant transposase (PIF / Ping-Pong family of plant transposases; FUNCTIONS IN: molecular_function unknown; INVOLVED IN: N-terminal protein myristoylation; LOCATED IN: cellular_component unknown; EXPRESSED IN: 20 plant structures; EXPRESSED DURING: 11 growth stages; CONTAINS InterPro DOMAIN/s: Putative harbinger transposase-derived nuclease (InterPro:IPR006912); BEST Arabidopsis thaliana protein match is: unknown protein (TAIR:AT3G63270.1); Has 1213 Blast hits to 1213 proteins in 135 species: Archae - 0; Bacteria - 2; Metazoa - 520; Fungi - 50; Plants - 592; Viruses - 0; Other Eukaryotes - 49 (source: NCBI BLink).) yields MGPIKTIKKKKRAEKKVDRNVLLAATAAATSASAAAALNNNDDDDDSSSQSLDWWDGFSRRIYGGSTDPKTFESVFKISRKTFDYICSLVKADFTAKPANFSDSNGNPLSLNDRVAVALRRLGSGESLSVIGETFGMNQSTVSQITWRFVESMEERAIHHLSWPSKLDEIKSKFEKISGLPNCCGAIDITHIVMNLPAVEPSNKVWLDGEKNFSMTLQAVVDPDMRFLDVIAGWPGSLNDDVVLKNSGFYKLVEKGKRLNGEKLPLSERTELREYIVGDSGFPLLPWLLTPYQGKPTSLPQTEFNKRHSEATKAAQMALSKLKDRWRIINGVMWMPDRNRLPRIIFVCCLLHNIIIDMEDQTLDDQPLSQQHDMNYRQRSCKLADEASSVLRDELSDQLCGKNSSA; encoded by the exons atggGACCAATCAAAacgataaagaagaagaagagagcagaGAAGAAGGTTGATCGGAACGTATTGCTTGCTGCTACTGCTGCTGCTACTTCCGCATCCGCCGCCGCTGCTCTTAATAAcaacgacgacgacgacgactcATCATCTCAGTCTTTGGATTGGTGGGATGGATTCTCTCGCCGTATTTATg GAGGGTCAACGGATCCAAAGACATTTGAGTcagttttcaaaatatcaagGAAGACATTTGACTACATTTGCTCTCTTGTGAAAGCCGATTTCACAGCAAAGCCTGCAAATTTCAGCGACTCAAATGGGAACCCTTTATCTCTCAATGACCGTGTAGCTGTGGCGCTTAGGAGGCTTGGCTCTGGtgaatctctctctgtcaTTGGAGAGACCTTTGGGATGAACCAGTCAACAGTCTCCCAAATCACTTGGCGCTTTGTTGAATCAATGGAAGAGAGAGCAATACACCATCTCTCATGGCCTTCGAAACTCGatgaaataaaatcaaagtttgAGAAAATCTCAGGTCTTCCTAACTGCTGTGGCGCTATCGACATTACACATATTGTTATGAACCTTCCTGCTGTGGAACCGTCAAACAAAGTTTGGTTGGACGGAGAAAAGAACTTCAGCATGACTTTGCAGGCCGTAGTAGACCCGGACATGAGATTCCTCGATGTAATAGCTGGTTGGCCTGGGAGTTTAAATGATGATGTTGTCCTCAAGAACTCAGGATTCTACAAACTAGTTGAGAAAGGGAAGAGACTGAACGGGGAAAAGTTACCGCTCTCAGAAAGAACCGAGCTAAGAGAATACATAGTAGGTGATTCAggttttcctcttcttccatgGCTTCTCACTCCATACCAAGGCAAACCCACGTCGCTTCCTCAAACCGAGTTCAACAAAAGACACTCCGAGGCAACAAAAGCCGCGCAGATGGCACTATCGAAGCTTAAAGACAGGTGGAGGATAATAAACGGGGTAATGTGGATGCCTGATAGAAACCGGTTACCAAGGATAATCTTTGTCTGTTGCTTGCTGCACAACATTATTATCGATATGGAGGATCAAACTTTGGATGACCAACCTTTGTCTCAGCAACATGACATGAACTACAGACAACGAAGCTGCAAGCTTGCCGATGAGGCTTCATCGGTCTTGAGAGATGAACTCTCTGACCAACTGTGTGGAAAAAATTCATCAGCTTGA
- the CER10 gene encoding 3-oxo-5-alpha-steroid 4-dehydrogenase family protein (ECERIFERUM 10 (CER10); FUNCTIONS IN: fatty acid elongase activity, trans-2-enoyl-CoA reductase (NADPH) activity, 3-oxo-5-alpha-steroid 4-dehydrogenase activity; INVOLVED IN: sphingolipid metabolic process, wax biosynthetic process; LOCATED IN: endoplasmic reticulum, fatty acid elongase complex, plasma membrane, endoplasmic reticulum membrane; EXPRESSED IN: 24 plant structures; EXPRESSED DURING: 13 growth stages; CONTAINS InterPro DOMAIN/s: 3-oxo-5-alpha-steroid 4-dehydrogenase, C-terminal (InterPro:IPR001104); BEST Arabidopsis thaliana protein match is: 3-oxo-5-alpha-steroid 4-dehydrogenase family protein (TAIR:AT5G16010.1); Has 1087 Blast hits to 1087 proteins in 269 species: Archae - 0; Bacteria - 73; Metazoa - 353; Fungi - 144; Plants - 184; Viruses - 0; Other Eukaryotes - 333 (source: NCBI BLink).), protein MKVTVVSRSGREVLKAPLDLPDSATVADLQEAFHKRAKKFYPSRQRLTLPVTPGSKDKPVVLNSKKSLKEYCDGNNNSLTVVFKDLGAQVSYRTLFFFEYLGPLLIYPVFYYFPVYKFLGYGEDCVIHPVQTYAMYYWCFHYFKRILETFFVHRFSHATSPIGNVFRNCAYYWSFGAYIAYYVNHPLYTPVSDLQMKIGFGFGLVCQVANFYCHILLKNLRDPSGAGGYQIPRGFLFNIVTCANYTTEIYQWLGFNIATQTIAGYVFLAVAALIMTNWALGKHSRLRKIFDGKDGKPKYPRRWVILPPFL, encoded by the exons ATGAAGGTCACCGTCGTCTCCCGCAGCGGCAGAGAAGTCCTCAAAGCTCCCCTTGACCTCCCCGATTCG GCGACTGTTGCTGATCTGCAAGAAGCGTTTCATAAGAGAG CTAAGAAGTTTTACCCGTCGAGGCAAAGACTGACTCTTCCCGTGACTCCTGGATCGAAGGACAAACCTGTTGTCCTCAATAGCAAGAAATCACTGAAGGAGTACTGTGATGGAAACAACAACTCCTTAACTGTAGTCTTCAAAGACCTGGGGGCACAAGTTTCCTACCgcacactcttcttcttcgagtATCTTGGCCCTCTCCTTATCTACCCTGTCTTTTACTACTTCCCTGTTTACAAGTTTCTTGGTTATGGAGAGGACTGTGTGATCCATCCGGTCCAGACGTACGCTATGTACTACTGGTGCTTTCACTACTTCAAACGGATCTTAGAAACGTTTTTCGTACATCGGTTCAGCCACGCAACCTCCCCAATCGGGAATGTGTTCAGGAACTGTGCTTATTACTGGAGCTTTGGTGCTTACATTGCTTATTACGTCAACCATCCCTTGTACACTCCAGTTAGTGACCTTCAGATGAAGATTGGTTtcgggtttggtttggtttgccAAGTCGCAAACTTTTACTGTCACATATTGCTGAAGAATCTGAGGGACCCCAGTGGGGCTGGAGGCTACCAGATTCCACGCGGTTTCCTCTTCAACATTGTTACATGTGCCAATTACACTACCGAGATTTACCAATGGCTAGGATTCAACATCGCTACTCAGACCATTGCAGGATATGTTTTCCTCGCTGTTGCTGCTCTAATCATGACTAATTGGGCTCTTGGAAAGCACAGCCGTCTGAGAAAG ATATTTGATGGAAAAGATGGAAAGCCAAAGTATCCAAGAAGATGGGTGATACTTCCTCCATTCCTTTAG